GTGCGCATGCCCATGAGTTCAATGTAAAAGTGGAGGGAGCGCTTGGGATCGCGGATGCGAAGCATGAAGTGGTTTAGCTTGAACCCGGCCGTGGGGCTATTTTCCGGGAGCGCGGGGTCCGTATGGTGGCCGCCGGGGAGGAAAGCTCCGACTTCGAAGGGTGACGGAGAGGCCTGCGAATCGCCCATTTTCAGAAATTGGTCGTCGTCTTGTATAACCTGCTGAGGAATTCGAGATTGAGGGTGTGAATGCTGTAGCTTTAAGGAGTGTATTCTTTCTGTGTGCTAAGAGTTGGTAATCAATGTAGATCACAACGCACGACGTTCTCGGAACAGGGAGTTAAAACGCGTTAGACTCCGTGAAATATTCCTTGCGCACATCAGAAAACCGGGGGAGAGTGAGATATTTCTATCTCAGCAACGGCATATAGGTGGGTGGTTCTCTGCACCAATAAAGGCGAGTGCAAGACTCTTCAGTGGTATACTGCGGCTGGCCCCGTGGGGCTATCCACAAACTCCCCGGCTTACCACGGGAAATACCCATATCTGTGAAGGCCCACAGAGCTACCCATTTCGCAGAACAACAGTTCAGAATAATCATAGTGCAGATGCATTTCACGATGACCAACGCGGCGAAATCGTGGAGTCCCGTGGTTATGGCTTCCATGAGCGTTAATGAGCGTAACCGAGAGCAAGTAATGATAAATTCATAACTCGCTATGTTTGATATCGAAAAGTGTGCCCTTCCGTATCAGTTGCCCGGGAGTTAGTGTCAACACGGGTTGAGCGGTTCCAGACATAATTGGCGTCGTCATCACTATCACTGTGCATTTGGTCGAGAATTAAATCAatctcatccccagcctgGGTTTCAATATTACAGAGACGGTCAGGCTGCCTGTTTCGGGATTGATTGTCATCAAGGTTTCCGAGCCATTGCACACCTTGCGAGGTGCTACTGTCAACATTCCTAACGTCTTGGTGGGGCTGTGAGTTTTGAGAGTTGGAGTGGTACCCCGAAGTTCCAGGGCTGGACATGAAAAGCAGAGTCTCAATAGCATCTTGCTCCATTGAAGAACTTTGCGAGTTATCAGAAAATCCGTTGTAAGGGGCTGTATTGTTCAGAGTTGAAGGTCGGAGGGGCGGGGTCTCAGGAACTCGGTCAACTTCTGAATCCATTTGGAAGTCTTGCTGCGAATGATAGCGTCGATGCAAGGGAAATGGTGCGTAGCGTGAGGAGTTACCGGGAATGTTTGGGTTTTGACGACGCCGCTGGCCGCTTCCACGACCAGGACCAATGTCTGCTGGTGGCGCCAGTATTGGACGAGCCGGTCGCTCTGATAATGCACGTCCGATGTGTTTCTGGGGAtctggctgtggctgtggataTAGACCACTTGTTACGCTTACTAGGGATGGTCCCATATGAGTTTCAAGAGGTTGAGGACTAGATGTCCCTGGAACATCCGGCGCGGAAACAGTGGTTCCATTGGGTGAGCCGTTTTCAATCGAACGCTGGTCATCAACATCGCCTATTGAAAGCGGATGCCCCGTTTGAGACAACGTCTCCAAGCTGAGGATTGGAGTCGAGCTATTTTTCTGCAGCAGACCTATCGGTGGCTGGTATTGAATTGAATGCGGATGCCGCTTTTTCTCAATTTTAGCGGCCGCATAGGATAAGCGCGTTCGCAACTGGACAGATAACTAAATAAGATCAGTATTTTATCAGGAGGGAGAGCCAGAGTGCGAGAGGCCTACTGCAGCAATTCTAGAACCGCGCGGTCCAGAGCCTATGCTTTGAGAGCGGCGCCGCCCAATGGCATCAAGTCTCGGCGCATATGAAACACCGGGTGGGTTTGTGGAGGGCCTCGTATAGCTTGAAGTTTCCAGTCGTGATATATCGCTCTCGTCACTTACACCTTGGCCACCGGCCACCTGCGTCGCTTCAATATCGTGCCCTAAGCGCGAGTTATCCTGGGACGAGGAGAATGTTTGAGGAGATATCTCTGGAGATTCGTGCTGCCAGTTTTTATAGACTGCAGAAACTCCATTCGCGTTCAAATGCGCCCTCGAATCCGAGTGTATGGATACGGGCCGCACTCCTGGAGAGCGCGCGGAATAATGCTCCGGCCTTTCCGGTACCTCGATATGTGAACTAGTCTCATGCTGGTATGAATGTCTTGGACTCTGCATGCCTTTGTGCCTACCGACCTGCAGGGAGCCGTCCATTGTGGTCGGATGAGAGCAGCAACGCCCACTGTACTTGTCAAGATTGGCCGCGCACGCTTTCCCAAATCCACGAGGCGAGAGTGCACGAAGTTCGCGGTTTCAATAGGTGCTCAGAAAAGATAGGTGTCCGTAAAATAGACAGTGGTTACAATAAACGCGAGGTATGGACGAATTCGGCATACCCCAGACTCAGGGCGTTGACGCAAGAACATGCAAAGAAATTCGAGTTCCCAAACCAAGTGATTGAGTTAAAGTGCTGGCTTCTTAAGTAATATTCGTCAAGGCAATCGCCACAAGGAGCATGTCTCTAAAAGCTGCACACGCGGGTCCTTATAGCCGTACCCAGCAACAAGTTGACGTTGACCGTTTTATTGTCTCCACTTGAAGTTGTTGCGGGCTCATGGGTCGGGGTTGGGGAGCCAAAGTGCGAAGCAGGCAGAGGCGGAGACGCTCAGGACATGTTGGATCGGTAAATGTCGACACAAAATAGAATGATATTTGCCGGGAAGCTGTTTTCTTTTGGACCGGCCGCTACTGCTGTGAAGAGGTAGTTGGTTTGGTACTTGGTCGCCGTCACGGCGTCAACGGTCCGACACGTGCGATCGACGCGTCTGCGGCACCGTCACGTGTTTTGTCTTGCCTGAGGCGTCAGTGTATGCATTGATGCATCTGTGATAGAAATGGCGATATTACAGAATTGCAATATGTTAGGCGTGTTAAAGATATGGTTCCGTGGAAGAATCAATCTACCAATGTCTAAAATCTTGGATTGTTTTGCTGGGTAGATATTACTAGACGCCATCGGCAATGCGATTTATACATACAATGTAATCCCATACACTTTTTAACGGCGGATATATATGCAAGTGGCTTAAAAAGAAGCCAACTCATTACCTGCGCTTCTTACCTCCGCCAcctccctcatcatcattcTTTCGCTTCTTGCCCTCTCTCCGCCAGTAATCGTCGCGCTCCCTCTTTTCCctctctgccttcttctCTAGACCCTCTGCAACCTTGGCACGGTACACCTTTCTGCGTTCCTCCTGCTTCGCAGAACGCTTGGCCTGCTTCTCATTTCGCAAGGTGTTGAGCTTCTGCATCAGATCcctggccttcttctcctcgccgcctAGAACAACCGCACGCTTCTGCAGATAAGTCTTGTTCTTCTGCGGGCGCATTCGCGTGATCTGGGACTTGAATGGAAGATCTGCAGCCAGCTGCCGCGGGACGCGGAGAGGATTGAAGTGGCGCTCGGGTCGCTCGACCTGGCGGTATTTGGAGTCCTTGTTCAAGGGCGTCGGAATACCCTTTTCGCGTCGGACCTCACCCGTCAGTCGCATGCCCTGCCATCCGTTGTCACCGGATTCTCCATTCTCTTCCAAGTCCAATAGGTTGGTCACCGGGTTGTAAAAGCGATGAGGCTTGATGGGATACCATGCGCGCAAGAAGATAATGTCACTCATGAGAATCTTGTCTTCGAAGGTTGCACGGAAACATCCGTCGGGTTTGCTCAAGGCTCGCTTGATTTGACCCCTGATTCCAGATACAGTTCGAATGGCTGCGCCTTCGAATTTTGCAATTTCAAGAGACGAGTTGAACATGTCCTTGATGAAGGCTGTgttcttgaagatcttgTAAGCCACGCCAGTtagcttgagcttcttcacgATTTCTGTGTGCTCGTCCACGCTCATCACTACTCCGGTGGCAGCAATCCGGAAGCCGGGGTTCTTATTTGAAAAAGACTGCACACAGCAGAAACCAGTATTGGGGGCAACGAGTGGCCCGTAGAATGTAGCAAAGCAGTGCATGTGCTCTGGAGAGTACTTCAACATTCGGTTACGGGTCCGACTGTCCGATGTACTGTATATAGGGAGGGTTTGAAAGCGGCGCCAGCCAAGAGAGAAAATAAGCGGGTCGCCGCTCTTTAAAATCTTCTTGTGCCAGCGGTGTCTCTTGATACGAATCTGAACATATCCGAAGCGGTCCTCGGTCGGTGCCAGACCGCCAACAATGACGGGGTATCGGGGATCGAACTTGGTAGCGAATTCACAAGGCACCTTTTCAAGCACGATACGCGCATATGTTCCTGCCTTGAAGCCTTCTGCTCTGACTCTGGAGTTAGGGTCTAAGGATTCAAACTCGGCGCGGTTGATGTCGGTCTGCTTTTGCATTTTTGCCTTTTGCGCGTCGTACCATTCATCCTCTCCGAattcctcctcggcttcAGCACCGTCTTGCCGCGAATTATCTTTCGAGTTCGCGAAACCTTCGCgatcttcctcttcgaatCTAAGCCTCaagtcttctttcttctgaGCGTTTCGGGCGCGCTCCGCTTCCAGGTCTTCGGGGCCAttgtcttcttcgccgtcctcaCCGTCGTCTTTTTCGTCGTCTTCAATTCCATTGAACACTTCCCCCGTTTCTAGGTCCTCAAAATCACCATCcccctcatcgtcctcgtcaaaGGCATCTTCAAgatcctcatcttcatcatcctcgccgtcaccaGACAATTTAGCGGTCACGAAGCGTTTGCGCAGCGACTCGATCAATTCTTCGTCTCGCCATTTCCGCTCCAGTTCGTCGTAGTCATACTCCGGAACAGCACGGTATTCtgcctgctcttcctcttcaacgtttgttttcttgaagaaggtatcctcatcatcttcattttCCAGTCCCTCGTCatcaccttcctcgccgcgcCACCGTCGAATGACATCAGCCGGTGTTATCGATTCGTCATACATGATGCGCGAGAGATCCGTGATGCGGTAACGTGGGCGCTTGGAATGAAGTGATTTAGCGTTGGCAAGCATGTTATCCTTCCAACGGACGGtt
This region of Aspergillus puulaauensis MK2 DNA, chromosome 5, nearly complete sequence genomic DNA includes:
- a CDS encoding uncharacterized protein (COG:S;~EggNog:ENOG410Q0GV), which produces MDGSLQVGRHKGMQSPRHSYQHETSSHIEVPERPEHYSARSPGVRPVSIHSDSRAHLNANGVSAVYKNWQHESPEISPQTFSSSQDNSRLGHDIEATQVAGGQGVSDESDISRLETSSYTRPSTNPPGVSYAPRLDAIGRRRSQSIGSGPRGSRIAALSVQLRTRLSYAAAKIEKKRHPHSIQYQPPIGLLQKNSSTPILSLETLSQTGHPLSIGDVDDQRSIENGSPNGTTVSAPDVPGTSSPQPLETHMGPSLVSVTSGLYPQPQPDPQKHIGRALSERPARPILAPPADIGPGRGSGQRRRQNPNIPGNSSRYAPFPLHRRYHSQQDFQMDSEVDRVPETPPLRPSTLNNTAPYNGFSDNSQSSSMEQDAIETLLFMSSPGTSGYHSNSQNSQPHQDVRNVDSSTSQGVQWLGNLDDNQSRNRQPDRLCNIETQAGDEIDLILDQMHSDSDDDANYVWNRSTRVDTNSRATDTEGHTFRYQT
- the BMS1 gene encoding GTPase BMS1 (BUSCO:EOG092617AN;~COG:J;~EggNog:ENOG410PGRG;~InterPro:IPR027417,IPR039761,IPR037875,IPR030387, IPR007034,IPR012948;~PFAM:PF08142,PF04950;~go_component: GO:0005634 - nucleus [Evidence IEA];~go_function: GO:0005525 - GTP binding [Evidence IEA];~go_process: GO:0042254 - ribosome biogenesis [Evidence IEA]), translated to MEQQPHRAHRVTKEKKKYDGPNPKAFAFSNPGKGNKAGARSHDIKEKRLHVPLVDRLPEEAPPLVVAVVGPSGVGKTTLIKSLIRRYTKQTLSTPNGPLTVVTSKRRRLTILECPSDSLASMIDVAKIADIVLLMIDGNYGFEMETMEFLNALSTSGMPGNVFGILTHLDLFKKQSTLRAAKKRLKNRFWSELYNGAKLFYLSGVINGRYPDREVHNLSRFLSIMKNPRPLVWRNSHPYALADRFLDITPPTQIEEDPKCDRTIALYGYLRGTNFPAQGARVHVPGVGDLTVSGIESLPDPCPTPYMDQQIQKSTGKASRRRLGEKQKLLFAPMSDVGGVLVDKDAVYIDVKTSNFNEEDEERDPDRGLGEQLVVGLQGERKLLGEADSGVRLFRGGESITKVDDEDPGTGRKHKRQVRFAGDDKQDASEEDEGFESAEDEEDNEPDQDDMEDGSDDEGEGDLDVSAPADFGERFRERQNGNAPRQESDVAFADSDSDLGSISSVEDQVLDSDEEDEDEDEDVDEEDDGTVRWKDNMLANAKSLHSKRPRYRITDLSRIMYDESITPADVIRRWRGEEGDDEGLENEDDEDTFFKKTNVEEEEQAEYRAVPEYDYDELERKWRDEELIESLRKRFVTAKLSGDGEDDEDEDLEDAFDEDDEGDGDFEDLETGEVFNGIEDDEKDDGEDGEEDNGPEDLEAERARNAQKKEDLRLRFEEEDREGFANSKDNSRQDGAEAEEEFGEDEWYDAQKAKMQKQTDINRAEFESLDPNSRVRAEGFKAGTYARIVLEKVPCEFATKFDPRYPVIVGGLAPTEDRFGYVQIRIKRHRWHKKILKSGDPLIFSLGWRRFQTLPIYSTSDSRTRNRMLKYSPEHMHCFATFYGPLVAPNTGFCCVQSFSNKNPGFRIAATGVVMSVDEHTEIVKKLKLTGVAYKIFKNTAFIKDMFNSSLEIAKFEGAAIRTVSGIRGQIKRALSKPDGCFRATFEDKILMSDIIFLRAWYPIKPHRFYNPVTNLLDLEENGESGDNGWQGMRLTGEVRREKGIPTPLNKDSKYRQVERPERHFNPLRVPRQLAADLPFKSQITRMRPQKNKTYLQKRAVVLGGEEKKARDLMQKLNTLRNEKQAKRSAKQEERRKVYRAKVAEGLEKKAEREKRERDDYWRREGKKRKNDDEGGGGGKKRR